The Odocoileus virginianus isolate 20LAN1187 ecotype Illinois unplaced genomic scaffold, Ovbor_1.2 Unplaced_Scaffold_24, whole genome shotgun sequence region atgagtgTGACAAATCCTTTGGTGTACTCTCAAGTCTAACTTATTGTTAGGCAATCCGCGTTTGTGAGGGAATTTAAGAAATGGTTTTAGCAGGTGTCCACCTCTGAACTTCATTTGAAAGGTCCTTTTGGAGATAAATGTATTTTAGACAAGGAATTCAATCACCAAAGAATTCATTCTCGCTTCCGGGCGGGTGACATTCAGCTAGCCAGTCGGGGCGACGGGCTCTCCGTCCTAGTACCATGGCCCAGTTTGTCCGTAACCTCGCGGAGAAGGCCCCGGCGCTGGTCAACGCTGCTGTGACTTACTCGAAGCCTCGATTGGCCACGTTTTGGTACTATGCCAAGGTTGAGCTGGTTCCTCCAACCCCTGCTGAGATCCCTACAGCAATTCAGAGcttgaaaaaaattatcaacagTGCTAAAACCGGTAGCTTCAAACAGCTCACTGTTAAGGAAGCTCTACTGAATGGTTTGGTGGCCACTGAGGTGTGGATGTGGTTTTATGTTGGCGAGATCATAGGCAAGCGTGGCATCATTGGCTATGATGTTTGAAGACCAATTTTTAACATGtgattatatttgctttattattcaaGTGTTCTTGGACCATGTGTGAGCAGACtgctatttgaataaaataagacaatgtgtcagaaaaaaaaaaattcattctcaaAATTACCTCACAGTTGGGGTGAACACTAGAAAAACTCTTACTTGGGTCTCACTTTTCACCAATAATCAAGTAATCTGCACTGCACAGAACATTACAAGTGTATTGAATTTTGCAAAGCTTTTAGGTTGTTTCTTAAACATCCGAATCACCAAATACATCATCCTTTAAAATGCAATGACTGTGGCAAAATTTCACATTATGACTCCCTCATCACTAGATAGCAGCATACATATCCTGGAGAGAAGACATGGAAATGTGTGTGGCAAGGATTTTACCCAAAGGTCAGAAAATGGgacacagggcttccctagtggctcagtggtaatggaTATGCCTGTCAGTGCAgtaaacatgggttcaatccctgatcaggaagatcccacatgctgcagagcaactaagcccatgtgctacaactgttgagcctgtgcgctgcaactactgaagcccgcacaccctagagcctgtgctccttgCAACAAGAGAGGCCTGCATACCGCAACTCAAGGGTAGCCCCCACTCGTTGCAACCAAAGAAAatcctgtgcagcaacaaagattcagcacagccaaaaataaaaaataaaaaaaaattttaattaaaaaaaagacatagttGAGTTACGTTGAGTTCAAGAATAAGGCAAGATCAGAGAGTCCATTGA contains the following coding sequences:
- the LOC110148898 gene encoding ATP synthase subunit g, mitochondrial, which encodes MAQFVRNLAEKAPALVNAAVTYSKPRLATFWYYAKVELVPPTPAEIPTAIQSLKKIINSAKTGSFKQLTVKEALLNGLVATEVWMWFYVGEIIGKRGIIGYDV